The following are from one region of the Cryptococcus deuterogattii R265 chromosome 8, complete sequence genome:
- a CDS encoding CMGC/MAPK protein kinase, translating into MDNTPRHLFQTPNNVYILQQPWQFVKELGQGAYGCVSSARNSSTGETCAVKKVTNVFQKKILTKRCLRELRLLHHFRGHKNITCLYDMDIVFDPPGSGQFREVYLYEELMEADLHAIIRSGQPLSDAHFQSFLYQTLCGLKYIHSANVLHRDLKPGNLLVNADCELKICDFGLARGFQPGAVQTDQGQAGFMTEYVATRWYRAPEIMLSFANYTSSIDMWSVGCILAELLGGKPIFKGEDYVDQLNKILNLLGTPTEDTLRRVGSPRAQDYIRSLPIKPRVKFETLYPNASPLALDLLSKLLTFDPAKRYGCEEALEHPYLAVWHDPADEPLCEVPFDFSFEEEDSVSGMRDLILEEVRSFRYLVRQHSMPPVRRDSHDLPPAPPAPQHPGAGVGPAFHEKANCEGDMEEHPGSALEKQLERQKLS; encoded by the exons ATGGACAACACCCCTCGGCACCTTTTCCAGACACCCAACAACGTCTA CATTCTTCAGCAGCCATGGCAGTTTGTCAAGGAACTCGGGCAAGGAGCGTACGGCTGTGTGTCTTCTGCGAGGAACTCTAGTACGGGGGAGACATGCgcagtgaagaaggtgacaAATGTGTTTCAAAAGAAGATCTTGACAAAGCGGTGTCTGAGAGAACTGAGGTTACTACATCATTTTAGAGGGCATAAAAAT ATCACCTG CTTGTACGACATGGACATTGTCTTTGACCCTCCTGGATCAGGACAATTTCGTGAAGTCTATTTATACGAGGAGCTCATGGAAGCTGATTTACATGCCATT ATTCGTTCCGGACAGCCTCTTTCGGATGCACACTTCCAATCATTCTTATACCAAACTCTCTGTGGTCTCAAG TACATTCACTCTGCCAATGTCCTCCATCGGGATCTGAAACCTGGGAATCTTCTCGTGAATGCTGATTGCGAGCTCAAGATTTGTGATTTCGGTTTGGCCCGTGGTTTCCAGCCTGGAGCAGTGCAAACGGATCAAGGTCAAGCCGGGTTTATGACTGAAT ATGTCGCCACAAGATGGTATAGAGCTCCCGAAATCATGCTTTCATTTGCCAACTATACTTCAAGTATCGATATGTGGTCTGTTGGATGTATCCTGGCCGAACTTCTTGGCGGTAAACCCATCTTCAAAGGTGAAGATTACGTTGACCAGCTGAATAAAATACTCAACCTCCTTGGTACCCCTACTGAAGACACTCTCCGGAGAGTTGGTTCCCCTAGAGCTCAGGATTACATCAGGAGCCTGCCCATTAAGCCGCGTGTCAAATTTGAGACATTGTATCCTAACGCATCTCCTTTGGCGTTGGATTTGTTGAGCAAGCTGTTGACATTTGACCCTGCCAAGAGATACGGCTGTGAAGAGGCCCTAGAACACCCGTA TCTCGCGGTATGGCACGATCCCGCCGACGAACCACTTTGCGAAGTCCCATTTGACTTTtcttttgaagaagaagattcCGTCAGCGGGATGAGGGATTTGATCCTCGAAGAGGTTAGGAGTTTCCGATACCTCGTAAGGCAACACTCCATGCCTCCTGTAAGGAGAGACTC TCATGATCTCCCCCCGGCTCCTCCTGCGCCTCAACATCCTGGCGCTGGCGTTGGCCCCGCCTTCCACGAAAAAGCGAATTGCGAAGGCGATATGGAAGAACACCCTGGATCCGCATTGGAGAAACAGTTGGAGAGGCAGAAGTTGTCATAG
- a CDS encoding D-serine dehydratase, protein MSTFTSLSLYSLPSKSALVDEFVGQPLSALRTPALIVDRKKFKDNCERVASNAKERGMKFRAHVKTHKTTEGTRMQVEAAGGVKATIASTMVEVWQIIEAGFVKEGLVDDILYSMPISSDKLEDINSAQEIVGKQATIRIMVDHAEQIKILQAFSQKIQRPIKWSVFVKVDGGGKRAGAPAESEQMKELIQALIESQDYIEIFGFYSHFGQSYASDSLSAGSSYFAGEINCVQTAAKIARNLGAKGKWILSVGATPTAHAAVQEAVKEHGGLEGELELHAGCYCMCDLQQCATSLVSYSQVAISVLGRVVSVYPLRKEAMCDVGALSVSKDTGRFPGFGRVVKPDYATGWDLGRISQEHGTLVHRQGENIKEENELKIGDSVQIIPQHACLVCACFPWLYVVDDGGDEVVDVWVPWKGW, encoded by the exons ATGTCGACATTTacttccctttccctctaCTCCCTCCCGTCCAAGTCGGCCCTCGTGGACGAGTTTGTCGGACAACCACTCTCAGCTCTTCGTACACCTGCGCTCATCGTGGACCGTAAAAAATTCAAAGACAACTGTGAAAGAGTTGCTAGCAATGccaaggagagaggaatgaaatttAGGGCACATGTGAAGA CGCATAAGACCACGGAAGGGACAAGGATGCAGGTGGAAGCTGCAGGAGGGGTCAAGGCCACCATCGCATCTACAATGGTAGAGGTTTGGCAGATTATTGAAGCAGGTTTTGTAAAAGAGGGCCTGGTAGACGAC ATCTTGTACTCCATGCCTATAAGCTCCGACAAGCTCGAAGACATCAACTCTGCCCAAGAGATAGTTGGAAAACAAGCCACTATCCGCATAATGGTAGATCATGCAGAACAGATCAAGATCTTGCAGGCTTTCAGCCAAAAAATTCAGAGGCCTATCAAGTGGTCAGTTTTTGTCAAAGTTGACGGTGGTGGAAA ACGGGCGGGTGCTCCTGCTGAAAGTGAGCAAATGAAGGAGCTCATTCAAGCTCTTATTGAATCTCAAGATTACATCGAAATCTTTGGTTTCTATTCTC ACTTCGGGCAATCATATGCCTCCGATTCCCTTTCAGCCGGGTCGTCCTATTTTGCTGGCGAGATTAACTGTGTCCAGACAGCAGCGAAGATCGCTAGGAACCTCGGTGCCAAGGGGAAATGGATCTTGTCAGTCGGTGCTACACCTACAGCCCATGCAGCTGTTCAAGAGGCTGTCAAGGAGCATGGTGGCCTTGAAGGAGAGCTTGAATT ACACGCCGGCTGCTACTGTATGTGTGACCTTCAACAGTGCGCCACTTCCCTCGTCTCCTATTCACAAGTAGCAATTTCTGTTCTCGGCCGAGTCGTCTCGGTCTATCCCCTGCGAAAAGAAGCAATGTGCGATGTTGGTGCACTTTCTGTATCTAAAGATACCGGCAGGTTCCCTGGGTTTGGTCGAGTTGTGAAACCAGACTACGCTACGGGTTGGGACCTTGGAAGGATCAGTCAAGAGCATGGGACCCTTGTACACCGTCAAGGGGAGAATATTAAGGAGGAAAACGAGCTCAAGATTGGAGACTCGGTGCAGATTATCCCTCAGCATGCGTGCTTAGTCTGTGCTTGCTTCCCTTGGTTGTATGTGGTGGATGATGGCGGTGATGAAGTTGTGGATGTTTGGGTTCCTTGGAAGGGATGGTAG
- a CDS encoding D-aminoacylase, whose product MSLNQTGYDILFISPTVISGEEHAQPYLADVFISGGRIARIAQPCTLSDQLGAEVRKVEAKGYVLCPGFIDLHAHSDLYLLTHPDHEAKISQGCTTEVVGQDGISYAPVQTKAQMKAIREQITGWNGNPNEEDHPGVGLFEWNTVGEYLDCLERNKTATNVAMLVPQGNLRLLACGPWDEVATADEITAQEKLLRQAMLEGAVGMSSGLTYTPGMYASTSELARLCRVLGEEFPGAFYAPHHRSYGFKALESYAEMLGLGRDTGCPIHLTHATLNFSENKGKAPLLISMIDSARSDGCDISLDTYPYLPGCTTLASLLPSWASSGGPEETLKRLQDEISREKIRRAVEDTGCDGGHGIPTNWDEIQIGSTVHSDLASYSGRRVSEVARSLKVPSIKIFFDVLVKDKLATSCIMHIGNEENVRKIMCHETHCSGSDAILHGKSLHPRAYGTFPRFLGHYARDLGIMPLPAMVAHLTSRPAKRLGIYPSRGCIAEGSAADIVLFDPATIRDKSTYEEPKQKAEGVRFVLVNGEVAVDETRLTGMRGGKVLRRRENGMVW is encoded by the exons ATGTCTCTTAACCAGACCGGCTATGATATACTTTTTATCTCACCCACCGTCATCTCTGGGGAAGAGCACGCACAGCCATATCTCGCCGatgtcttcatctctgGGGGCCGTATCGCCCGTATTGCCCAACCTTGTACTCTCTCCGACCAACTTGGTGCCGAGGTCCGTAAGGTAGAAGCCAAGGGGTACGTTCTGTGCCCTGGCTTCATCGACCTTCACGCACACTCGGACTTGTACCTCCTTACACATCCGGATCATGAAGCAAAGATATCTCAAGGCTGTACT ACGGAAGTCGTCGGCCAAGATGGTATCTCCTACGCCCCAGTGCAAACAAAAGCCCAAATGAAAGCTATTCGTGAGCAGATAACCGGTTGGAACGGTAACCCGAATGAGGAAGACCACCCAGGCGTAGGGTTGTTCGAATGGAACACTGTGGGAGAGTATTTGGACTGCCTTGAGAGGAACAAGACGGCAACCAACGTCGCTATGCTCGTGCCTCAA GGCAATCTGAGACTGCTCGCTTGTGGACCTTGGGATGAGGTAGCTACAGCAGACGAGATCACAGCTCAAGAGAAGCTATTGCGACAAGCTATGCTTGAAGGAGCAGTTGGCATGTCAAG CGGTTTGACATATACCCCCGGGATGTACGCTTCAACATCTGAGCTCGCACGCCTCTGTCGAGTACTTGGCGAAGAATTCCCCGGGGCTTTCTATGCTCCTCATCACCGAAGCTATGGGTTTAAAGCACTTGAGAGTTACGCTGAGATGCTCGGTCTCGGTCGAGATACTGGTTGTCCCATCC ATCTCACTCACGCTACTCTCAACTTTTCTGAGAACAAAGGCAAAGCACCTTTGCTCATCTCTATGATTGACTCTGCTCGCTCTGACGGGTGTGATATATCCCTCGACACTTACCCTTATCTCCCAGGCTGCACTACTCTTGCTTCATTGTTACCTAGCTGGGCCAGTTCGGGAGGACCAGAGGAGACTTTGAAGAGGCTGCAGGATGAAATTtcaagagagaagattagGAGAGCAGTGGAGGATACTGGGTGTGATGGTGGGCATGGCATACCTACCAACTGGGATGAGATTCAG ATCGGCTCAACCGTTCATTCTGACCTTGCATCATACTCTGGAAGACGGGTCTCTGAAGTTGCACGTTCTCTGAAAGTGCCATCCATCAAAATTTTCTTCGATGTCCTTGTCAAAGACAAGCTCGCCACAAGTTGTATCATGCATATCGGCAATGAGGAAAATGTGAGGAAAATCATGTGCCATGAAACGCATTGCTCTGGTAGTGATGCCATTCTGCATGGGAAATCGTTACATCCTAGA GCATACGGAACGTTCCCTCGTTTCTTGGGACATTACGCTCGCGACCTCGGTATCATGCCCCTCCCAGCCATGGTCGCCCACCTTACCTCCCGTCCTGCTAAGCGACTTGGCATTTATCCCTCTCGAGGTTGCATCGCCGAAGGCTCAGCCGCCGATATCGTACTTTTTGATCCTGCTACTATTAGAGATAAGTCCACGTATGAGGAGCCGAAGCAAAAGGCTGAAGGAGTCAGATTCGTGCTCGTGAATGGAGAGGTTGCGGTAGATGAGACACGCTTGACggggatgagaggaggTAAGGTGCTCAGGCGACGGGAAAACGGAATGGTGTGGTAG
- a CDS encoding oxidoreductase, with the protein MPFPAKLSFISFIVLLFSVAIYISSQSQPEYTMSSPLRNVIVVGGSYVGSKAAQELAVVLPPTHRVLLVEPHSHFHHLFAFPRFAVVPTHEHKAFIPFTSVFREPTIPNPSLHAVVRAKVNAVYPTHVSLDRAWQGETDIPYDFLAIATGTKLPAPGSMQNEDKANSVEYFKTYQEGIKAAKDIVIIGGGAVGVQMACDIKEVSPEKNVTLVQSRDHVMPRFHPKLHEIVSDRFKELGVNLVTNNRVTVPAEGFPNDGSTFSVTLKDGTSIPAQLVIPATGQIPNTQLLSTLPPSSTDSLINPANGFIRVRPTLQLQDTKYANVFAIGDIADSGAPKAARPAMQHVGVLARNVLAMIDGKQPDQEINIEPAAIHMTMGLVQNIVFRNPDTDAGHIEPFYKFRVDGKPDMGIEDVWARRGVVVNDPSEYFL; encoded by the exons ATGCCCTTCCCCGCCAAGTTATCATTCATCTCATTCAtcgttcttctcttttcagTAGCCATATACATAAGCTCACAATCTCAGCCTGAGTATACAATGTCAAGCCCACTTAGGAACGTCATCGTGGTTGGAGGATCGTATGTCGGCTCT AAAGCTGCACAAGAGCTGGCTGTAGTACTACCACCTACACACCGAGTACTTCTTGTAGAACCTCATAGTCAtttccaccatctctttgCTTTC CCTCGCTTTGCTGTCGTTCCTACCCACGAACACAAAGCTTTCATTCCATTCACCTCCGTATTTAGGGAGCCTACCATCCCTAACCCTTCCCTCCACGCCGTTGTCCGAGCCAAAGTCAACGCCGTTTACCCCACACATGTTTCCCTCGACCGAGCTTGGCAGGGAGAGACAGATATCCCTTACGATTTCCTCGCTATCGCTACCGGTACAAAGCTGCCTGCTCCCGGATCTATGCAGAACGAGGACAAGGCCAATTCTGTGGAGTATTTCAAGACTTATCAGGAGGGTATAAAGGCGGCTAAGGATATTGTGATTATTGGAGGTGGTGCGGTTGGCGTTCAGATGGCTTGCGATATCAAGGAAGTCTCTCCTGAGAAGAATGTGACTCTCGTTCAATCTAGGGACCACGTCATGCCCAGATTCCATCCCAAGCTTCATGAAATTGTCTCAGATCGCTTCAAGGAACTTGGCGTCAA CCTTGTCACCAACAATCGTGTCACCGTCCCCGCTGAAGGTTTCCCCAACGATGGCTCAACATTCTCCGTCACCCTCAAAGATGGCACTTCTATCCCCGCCCAGCTCGTTATTCCCGCCACCGGCCAAATCCCCAACACTCAACTCCTCTCGACCTTACCGCCATCCTCTACCGACTCCCTTATTAACCCTGCCAACGGCTTCATCCGCGTCCGTCCTAccctccaactccaagATACGAAATACGCCAACGTCTTTGCTATAGGTGATATCGCCGACTCGGGAGCACCCAAGGCTGCCAGACCTGCTATGCAGCATGTGGGAGTGCTCGCGAGGAATGTTTTAGCTATGATTGATGGGAAACAACCCGACCAAGAGATTAACATCGAGCCTGCTGCGATCCATATGACAATGGGATTGGTCCAAAACATTGTGTTCAGGAACCCTGATACTGACGCTGGCCACATTGAGCCTTTCTACAAGTTCCGAGTTGA TGGTAAGCCTGATATGGGTATCGAAGATGTTTGGGCTAGACGCGGAGTTGTAGTCAACGATCCCAGCGAGTATTTCCTGTAA
- a CDS encoding glyceraldehyde-3-phosphate dehydrogenase type I: MTNPLLAQIQDSFFPPCRVGINGFGRIGRAAFRASLERNDLIVVAINHTAPSIDYLLHAIKYDSTHGTSRHANDLSIRDGALYYKDRRIELFSQRDPLLLDWKSAGVEYVVESTGKMTTVATAGAHIKSGARKVVISAPSKDAKTIVVGVNRKEYSSSMSIVSNASCTTNCLAPLAKVLNRAFGIEFGMMTTVHASTSSQPILDGYSKKNRRLGRGVGSNIIPTTTGAATAVQLVLPELAGKFTGMYSSIESSSLSQINGLSLPEGVSVRVPVNNVSMVDLTVRLNKPVASKEELFRPIREASTGLSSLGPLANVLCVNDDELVSSDFLGWQHSCIVDSAASVMLNDRVFKIIAWYDNEYGYACRLLDLVRFIHEYDNGKVPTPTASGVQTPSGVQTPALRAF, encoded by the exons ATGACTAACCCTTTGCTGGCACAAATTCAAGACTCATTCTTCCCACCTTGCCGGGTTGGTATCAATGGATTTGGTCGTATAGGCCGTGCTGCCTTCCGAGCTTCtttggaaagaaatgatCTTATTG TCGTCGCTATCAATCACACTGCCCCTTCGATCGACTACCTTTTACATGCTATTAAATATGATTCCACTCATGGAACTTCAAGACACGCCAACGACCTGTCTATCAGAGACGGCGCACTCTACTATAAGGATAGAAGAATTGAGCTGTTCAGCCAACGAGACCCTCTATTGCTGGACTGGAAGTCCGCTGGTGTAGAGTATGTCGTTGAATCTACAGGGAAAATGACTACGGTGGCCACTGCTGGTGCTCATATCAAGAGTGGCGCGAGGAAGGTTGTAATCTCTGCCCCTTCAAA GGATGCGAAGACCATTGTCGTTGGGGTGAACCGAAAGGAATACAGCTCTTCAATGTCGATTGTCTCAAATGCAAGCTGCACC ACCAACTGCCTTGCACCTCTGGCAAAAGTTTTAAATCGTGCTTTCGGTATTGAGTTTGGAATGATGACCACC GTCCATGcttcaacctcctctcAACCCATTCTTGACGGTTACAGTAAGAAGAACCGCCGTCTGG GTCGTGGTGTTGGTTCAAACATCATCCCTACAACCACCGGTGCCGCAACAGCTGTGCAACTAGTCCTCCCTGAACTAGCCGGAAAGTTCACAGGTATGTATTCCTCTATCGAATCCTCCAGCTTGAGTCAAATTAATGGGTTATCTCTCCCTGAAGGCGTCTCCGTCCGTGTACCGGTCAACAATGTGTCCATGGTCGACCTTACTGTCCGCCTCAATAAACCTGTCGCTTCCAAAGAAGAACTTTTCCGTCCTATCCGCGAGGCTTCTACAGGTCTCAGCAGTCTTGGTCCGCTAGCCAATGTTCTTTGTGTCAACGATGATGAGCTCGTTTCCTCCGACTTTTTGGGATGGCAGCATAGCTGCATCGTAGACTCGGCCGCGAGCGTCATGTTGAATGATAGGGTCTTTAAGATTATTGCTTGGTATG ATAATGAGTACGGTTATGCTTGTCGATTGTTGGACCTCGTGCGCTTCATTCACGAATACGACAATGGCAAAGTGCCGACTCCAACCGCTTCTGGCGTACAAACACCCTCTGGTGTTCAGACTCCCGCCCTTCGCGCCTTTTAG
- a CDS encoding cytochrome c oxidase-assembly factor COX16 — translation MPPFTARPLNSSKSHPIFTQIRRHPFVLFGLPFVGIIVGSSFVLQAFTQTRYDYQETKVKSMGKEEELGMKSGRRKVDLKEEYYRLNNPAGDSSSLDSALSAPTSLSSPTSLDASLESVPAPPMKKKKFSMASVSQDDYEPVRVPRPEGVPEWGAGKSGEEAPMKGYRKEDRWV, via the exons ATGCCCCCATTCACAGCTCGTCCATTAAACTCATCCAAATCGCACCCCATATTTACCCAGATCCGCCGTCATCctttcgtcctcttcgGCCTCCCTTTTGTCGGTATCATTGTTGGCTCATCGTTCGTCCTCCAGGCATTTACCCAGACACGTTACGACTATCAAGAAACAAAGGTGAAAAGCatgggaaaagaggaagaacttgGAATGAAGAGTGGTAGAAGGAAGGTAGACCTCAAAGAGGAGTATTAT AGATTAAACAATCCAGCGGGTGACAGCTCTTCCCTCGACAGCGCGCTCTCAGCACccacctctctctcttctcccacatCTCTGGACGCTTCCCTAGAATCTGTGCCAGCGCCGccaatgaagaagaaaaagttCTCCATGGCCTCTGTTTCGCAAGATGACTATGAACCGGTACGTGTACCCCGACCTGAGGGCGTACCCGAGTGGGGTGCAGGGAagagcggagaagaagctccGATGAAGGGCTATAGGAAGGAGGATCGATGGGTATAA
- a CDS encoding DNA-binding protein translates to MSDKQQLLDMGFDSARIDWALRATNKAGLQPAMDHLLANAEKPIPEAMDEQVDEDDEEAVRAHIKKLGGTVDDSDAVAKSIKCSECGKIFRSQATASFHAEKSGHDQFEESTEEIKPLTEEEKKAKLQELREKLAIKRAAQSKEDDKANRANEAIRRKAGQDTSKIREDLKLKEALQDAEQKKREKLEDRKARAAIKAQIEADKRERAEKAAREKALREGTAIPTSSSPVPTIVPKADTGMKSSENPETRLQIRLATGGAPMTKTFPSNNTLIDVAEWVASEKIEYNVDTIGFSLTFPRKTFSREDMKKSLKENGLTPSAVLIAN, encoded by the exons ATGTCGGACAAGCAGCAACTCCTAGACATGGGTTTTGACTCGGCCCGTATCGACTGGGCCCTTCGTGCTACCAATAAAGCTGGTCTCCAA CCAGCTAtggatcatcttcttgccaatgCGGAAAAGCCAATTCCAGAAGCTATGGATGAGCaggttgatgaggacgatgaggaagctGTCAGGGCGCACATTAAGAAGCTTGGTGGGACAGTCGATGACTCGGATGCCGTTGCCAAGTCTATCAAATGTAGTGAATGCGGAAAGATCTTCCGCTCCCAAGCCACTGCAAGCTTTCACGCCGAAAAGTCGGGTCATGACCAGTTCGAAGAGTCTACCGAGGAG ATCAAACCCCTTactgaggaggagaaaaaggcgaaACTCCAGGAACTTCGTGAAAAACTTGCTATCAAGAGGGCCGCTCAATccaaggaggatgacaagGCGAACCGTGCCAACGAG GCGATTCGACGTAAAGCTGGGCAGGATACTAGTAAAATCCGAGAAGACTTGAAGCTCAAGGAAGCGCTGCAGGACGCCGAGCAGAAGAAACGGG AAAAACTCGAAGATCGAAAAGCCAGAGCAGCCATCAAAGCCCAAATAGAAGCTGATAAACGCGAACGAGCCGAGAAAGCTGCTCGCGAGAAAGCTCTCCGGGAAGGAACAGCCATCCCAACGTCATCTTCGCCTGTTCCTACTATCGTCCCCAAGGCGGATACCGGAATGAAGAGTAGCGAGAATCCGGAGACGAGATTGCAAATCAGGCTAGCGACTGGTGGAGCACCAATGACGAAGACTTTCCCGAGTAATAACA CTTTGATTGATGTCGCGGAATGGGTCGCATCTGAGAAGATAGAATACAATGTCGACACTATCGGATTCTCCCTGACTTTCCCCCG GAAAACATTTTCTCGAGAAGATATGAAAAAATCACTAAAAGAGAATGGGCTAACCCCGTCTGCTGTCCTCATCGCTAACTAG
- a CDS encoding enoyl-CoA hydratase yields the protein MLVRTLLRPSQTTYRLTIRSMSSSAEQLVIPSRSPSNNVAILTLNRPKALNALSTPLFNALNAELEKAETDDSVRAIVITGGDKVFAAGADIKEMKDKEFAEAYTTNFLGSWNQVASVRKPIVGAVAGYALGGGCELAMLCDILIASPTAVFGQPEITLGIIPGMGGSQRLTSLIGKARAMDMVLTGRKIDAETAERWGLVSRVTKEGESVTEEAVKVAESVSKFGKVAVQAGKEAVNGSLDLPLEQGLRLERRLFQQLFATKDQKEGMAAFAEKRKPSWSDK from the exons ATGTTAGTCCGCACTCTTCTCAGGCCTTCCCAAACCACGTACCGACTCACCATCCGCTCCATGTCCAGCTCTGCAGAACAGCTCGTCATTCCCTCTCGTTCTCCTTCCAACAACGTAGCCATCTTGACCCTTAACAGGCCAAAGGCCCTGAATGCATTGAGCACACCTTTGTTCAATGCCCTCAATGCCGAGCTTGAGAAGGCCGAGACAGATGACAGTGTGAGGGCTATTGTCATCACCGGCGGTGACAAGGTGTTCGCTGCCGGTGCTGATatcaaggagatgaaggacaaAGAAT TTGCCGAGGCATATACCACAAACTTCCTTGGATCCTGGAACCAAGTTGCCTCTGTCCGCAAGCCCATTGTCGGTGCTGTTGCTGGTTACGCCCTCGGAGGCGGATGTGAGCTCGCCATGCTCTGcgacatcctcatcgcttCCCCTACCGCCGTTTTTGGTCAACCCGAGATCACACTCGGGATTATCCCAGGTATGGGAGGCTCCCAGCGTCTTACTTCCCTGATTGGGAAGGCAAGGGCGATGGACATGGTCCTCACTGGTAGGAAGATTGATGCAGAGACAGCTGAGAGATGGGGACTGGTTAGCAGGGTTacgaaggaaggggagagcGTGACTGAGGAAGCGGTGAAGGTGGCGGAAAGCGTGAGCAAGTTTGGAAAGGTGGCTGTACAGGCTGGTAAGGAGGCGGTTAATGGAT CTCTCGATCTTCCCCTCGAGCAAGGTCTCAGGCTCGAAAGGAGGTTGTTCCAGCAACTCTTCGCGACTAAGGACCAGAAAGAAG GTATGGCTGCCTTtgcagagaagaggaagccTTCCTGGTCTGACAAGTAA
- a CDS encoding translation initiation factor 2 subunit 1 — translation MPRFYENKYPEVDQLVMVQVQSIEDMGAYVKLLEYDNIEGMILLSELSRRRIRSVQKLIRVGRNEVVVVMRVDPDKGYIDLSKRRVSAEEVVKCEEQYEKGKAVDSIITQVAKKRGVTPESLYEKIAWPLHRQYGHAYEAFKLSISEPDAVFGSLGLDEETLADLRSGIARRLTPKPVKVRADIEVKCFSYAGIEAIKRALTAGEAVSTPEVPIKVRLVAPPLYVMSTTSTDKNAAIELMEKAVDVIGETVRKDKGDITIKMKPKVVSETEDAELKALMEQFEAANMDQAGDDDSSEEDE, via the exons ATGCCCCGATTTTACGAGAATAAATATCCCGAG GTTGACCAGTTGGTCATGGTCCAGGTTCAGTCTATTGAGGACATGGGTGCCTACGTCAAGCTC CTTGAATACGACAACATTGAAGGAAtgattcttctttctgagCTTTCTCGAAGACGTATCCGATCAGTCCAAAAACTCATTCGAGTAGGACGAAACGAAGTCGTCGTTGTGATGCGTGTGGACCCCGACAAGG GCTACATTGATCTTTCCAAGCGACGAGTTTCAGCGGAGGAGGTTGTCAAGTGTGAGGAGCAATACGAGAAGGGCAAAGCGGTCGACTCTATCATCACCCAGGTTGCTAAGAAGCGAGGTGTAACCCCTGAATCATTGTACGAAAAGATTGCTTGGCCTTTGCACCGACAATACGGACACGCCTACGAGGCTTTCAAACTCTCCATCAG CGAACCTGACGCTGTCTTTGGCTCTCTCGGACTTGACGAAGAAACTCTTGCCGACCTCCGATCGGGTATTGCACGACGACTTACTCCCAAGCCCGTTAAGGTTCGTGCCGATATCGAGGTCAAGTGCTTCTCCTACGCCGGTATCGAAGCTATCAAACGTGCCCTTACCGCCGGTGAAGCCGTCTCTACCCCTGAAGTGCCTATTAAAGTCAGATTGGTTGCTCCTCCGCTTTACGTTATGAGCACGACAAGTACGGACAAGAATGCGGCGATAgagttgatggagaaggcggtTGATGTTATTGGTGAGACTGTTAGGAAAGACAAGGGTGATATCACTATTAAGATGAAG CCCAAGGTTGTTTCCGAAACCGAAGATGCGGAGCTCAAAGCTCTCATGGAACAGTTCGAAGCAGCCAACATGGACCAGGCGGGTGATGACGATTCaagcgaggaggatgaataG